The following are encoded together in the Mycolicibacterium arabiense genome:
- a CDS encoding TetR/AcrR family transcriptional regulator codes for MSRQQKERNRERIVAAAGQGFRAHGIDGVGIDEVMKTAGMTHGGFYNHFASKDDLALEVLNQGFTASLGHVDALIGAHPRSGRAALNAIIDSYLSTHHRDHPEDGCASSALAADAGRHGVSAQEEYRRGLQGYLAAITDLLQASAKQGNVKLDARRAREQAIALFSQMVGAQLIARAIAKADPELSDEVLASNSKDLKRR; via the coding sequence GTGTCACGGCAGCAGAAGGAGCGCAACCGCGAGCGCATCGTGGCCGCCGCCGGCCAGGGCTTCCGCGCCCACGGCATCGACGGAGTCGGCATCGACGAGGTGATGAAGACGGCCGGGATGACCCATGGCGGGTTCTACAACCACTTCGCTTCCAAGGACGACCTCGCGCTCGAAGTCCTCAACCAAGGCTTCACTGCCTCCCTCGGCCACGTCGACGCTCTGATCGGCGCGCACCCCCGCTCCGGCCGGGCGGCCCTGAACGCCATCATCGACAGCTACCTGAGCACCCACCACCGCGACCATCCCGAAGACGGATGCGCGTCGTCTGCCCTGGCCGCCGATGCCGGTCGGCACGGGGTTTCGGCACAGGAGGAGTACCGGCGCGGGCTGCAGGGCTACCTGGCCGCGATCACCGACCTACTCCAGGCCAGCGCCAAGCAGGGCAACGTCAAACTCGATGCACGCAGGGCACGCGAGCAGGCCATTGCGTTGTTCAGCCAAATGGTCGGCGCGCAACTCATCGCCCGCGCGATCGCCAAGGCCGATCCGGAACTGTCCGACGAAGTATTGGCGTCGAACTCGAAGGACCTCAAACGTCGGTGA
- a CDS encoding threonine/serine exporter family protein, with protein sequence MSEDDDAVRTLLAYLGAAMVATGQPVSDVEDDLARVSAALGYPGIQIAASPTGVILNLASGGAATFESVQGGLRLDQAAEVRAIRHRLSQSTLTVSQATAELLALRRRPPRYPQWLANLGWIAIATGIALILQPGGPNVAFAAAGAVVVVALFRLGQRFALIATLLPTLASFVLACGVFAAANADWLDGPLRTLLPPLAVLLPGALIVTAMSELAAGDMVAGASRLTFGLVQLLLFTLGIVAASHVITLPAAELANLRVDTLGWWAAPLGLILISIGIGVLESPPVRLLPWITVVLGLAFAAQSYGQHVSGAVLGSFLGAVTASLGSSLVEAVRPNLPRLVVFLPAFWLLVPGSLGLLSTTALVTNPVGGGANALEVATVVCAIAAGLLVGEAVARSFGGALRRLRRGYPLRGRGRQDRSLLR encoded by the coding sequence GTGTCCGAAGACGACGACGCCGTCCGCACCCTCCTGGCCTATCTGGGCGCCGCAATGGTGGCAACGGGGCAGCCGGTCAGCGACGTCGAGGACGACCTGGCCCGGGTGAGCGCCGCGCTCGGCTACCCGGGCATCCAGATCGCCGCATCGCCGACCGGGGTCATCTTGAACCTGGCCAGTGGCGGTGCGGCGACGTTCGAGTCGGTTCAGGGTGGGCTGCGTCTCGATCAGGCCGCCGAGGTGCGTGCGATTCGGCACCGGCTGTCGCAGTCCACTCTCACGGTCTCCCAGGCCACCGCGGAGTTGCTCGCTCTCCGGCGGCGCCCACCTCGCTACCCGCAGTGGCTGGCCAACCTCGGCTGGATCGCGATCGCCACGGGGATCGCACTCATCCTTCAGCCCGGCGGCCCCAACGTCGCCTTCGCGGCGGCAGGGGCGGTCGTCGTCGTCGCACTCTTCCGGCTGGGGCAGCGCTTCGCCCTGATCGCGACGCTGCTGCCGACGCTCGCGTCCTTCGTCCTGGCGTGCGGGGTCTTCGCCGCCGCCAACGCCGACTGGTTGGATGGGCCGCTGCGCACCCTGTTGCCGCCGCTGGCCGTGTTGTTGCCCGGCGCGTTGATCGTGACCGCGATGTCGGAACTGGCAGCGGGTGACATGGTGGCCGGAGCGTCGCGGCTGACCTTCGGGCTGGTCCAGTTGCTCCTGTTCACCCTCGGCATCGTCGCGGCCAGCCACGTGATCACCCTTCCGGCAGCGGAATTGGCCAATCTCCGCGTCGACACACTCGGCTGGTGGGCCGCGCCGCTCGGGTTGATCCTCATCAGCATCGGAATCGGCGTCCTCGAGAGCCCGCCGGTGCGACTGCTGCCCTGGATCACCGTCGTCTTGGGCTTGGCATTCGCCGCCCAGAGCTACGGACAACACGTCAGTGGTGCGGTGCTCGGCAGTTTCCTGGGCGCTGTCACTGCCAGCCTGGGTTCGTCACTCGTCGAGGCGGTTCGTCCAAACCTTCCGCGGTTGGTGGTCTTCCTGCCGGCATTCTGGCTGCTCGTCCCAGGAAGCCTCGGTCTGCTCTCCACTACTGCCCTGGTCACCAATCCCGTTGGGGGAGGGGCGAACGCGTTGGAGGTGGCGACGGTGGTCTGTGCGATCGCGGCTGGGCTGCTGGTCGGGGAGGCCGTTGCCCGGTCGTTCGGCGGTGCCCTCCGCAGACTGCGGCGTGGGTACCCGTTGCGCGGGCGCGGTCGGCAGGACCGAAGCCTCCTGCGCTGA
- a CDS encoding MFS transporter — MIQALNGATRDVPPRRSSKRLAVWAVVLTSANVVADVVIGSPMMVIPQLQNHFDTDQAAWFNASAMFAGAIWSPLLAKSADVYGTRRVLIGTLLLACAGALLCLAAPNLWIFLGGRLLQGAAFAAVFLTVALVMQICTTRLAMAVVGLVTSSSSIVGVVEPFLMKPIIDAFGFRGVFAVAALLAAVAAVGVRLVIPESPVRTTARIDVGGALLLGVGLGAVLAYVSLGGDRGWLSSGMAVLLAVGVFTLSSWVIHVLRVEEPVIDVRALARPILLALVTLILAAGSFRSMLQLVGIVAYVPSELGLGYGLGDGEAIAVLFGAANLGIAVGGIGAGWLAGRVGPAWPLLGGIVLGAAATIAMIAGISAPPLAVACSGMLGMAAGAIAASGYNLATSLAEPDRQGTTAGLVSVVVALGSVVFTIAGAEVLKASRVPGVIADGAPVSTATGVHVYVALSALLFVMAAVPAFALARGTRHRRIVLLE; from the coding sequence ATGATCCAGGCGCTGAACGGTGCTACCCGCGACGTCCCACCGCGCCGCTCGAGCAAGCGACTCGCAGTGTGGGCGGTCGTCCTCACGTCCGCCAACGTCGTGGCCGACGTGGTCATCGGCTCGCCGATGATGGTCATACCTCAGTTGCAGAACCACTTCGACACCGATCAGGCAGCCTGGTTCAACGCGAGCGCCATGTTCGCCGGCGCCATCTGGTCACCACTGCTCGCCAAGAGCGCCGACGTCTACGGCACGCGTCGGGTACTCATCGGCACGCTCCTACTGGCATGCGCGGGAGCCCTGCTCTGCCTCGCTGCTCCCAACCTGTGGATCTTCCTCGGGGGCCGCCTCCTCCAAGGCGCCGCATTCGCCGCCGTCTTCCTGACCGTCGCACTCGTCATGCAGATTTGTACGACACGGCTGGCGATGGCCGTGGTCGGCCTCGTGACGTCCAGCTCGTCCATCGTCGGCGTCGTCGAGCCCTTCCTGATGAAACCGATCATCGACGCGTTCGGCTTTCGCGGCGTATTCGCCGTCGCCGCCCTGCTCGCCGCCGTCGCCGCCGTCGGAGTTCGCCTCGTCATCCCCGAGTCCCCGGTCCGCACTACGGCGAGGATCGACGTGGGGGGAGCGCTACTACTCGGTGTCGGCCTGGGTGCGGTCCTCGCCTACGTCAGTCTCGGCGGCGATCGGGGATGGCTCTCCTCGGGCATGGCAGTGTTGCTCGCCGTCGGCGTATTCACGTTGAGCAGCTGGGTGATTCACGTGCTACGCGTCGAGGAACCCGTCATCGATGTCCGGGCACTCGCACGCCCGATTCTGCTCGCGCTGGTGACGCTGATCCTCGCCGCTGGTTCGTTTCGGAGCATGCTGCAACTCGTGGGCATCGTCGCCTATGTGCCGTCCGAACTCGGGCTCGGCTACGGGCTGGGTGACGGCGAGGCGATCGCCGTTCTGTTCGGAGCGGCGAACCTTGGCATCGCCGTCGGCGGTATCGGCGCCGGATGGCTGGCCGGCCGGGTCGGCCCGGCGTGGCCACTCCTCGGCGGCATCGTCCTCGGGGCGGCCGCAACGATCGCGATGATCGCCGGCATATCGGCGCCACCGCTGGCCGTCGCATGTAGCGGCATGCTCGGGATGGCCGCCGGCGCGATCGCGGCCTCCGGCTACAACCTCGCGACCAGCCTCGCAGAACCTGACCGGCAAGGTACGACAGCAGGATTGGTGTCAGTCGTCGTCGCGCTCGGCTCGGTCGTCTTCACGATCGCAGGCGCCGAGGTGCTCAAGGCGTCTCGCGTTCCCGGTGTCATCGCCGACGGCGCCCCGGTCAGCACGGCGACCGGGGTGCACGTCTACGTCGCGTTGTCGGCGCTGCTCTTCGTCATGGCCGCTGTTCCCGCGTTCGCCCTGGCACGCGGGACCCGTCACCGACGAATCGTGCTGCTCGAATGA
- a CDS encoding SDR family oxidoreductase has product MTTPVVAPAVPSNPIGDLSGKTAVITGGSKGIGAATVARFVDGGARVVTSGRSQPDSLPPGVEYVVADVATPDGVDQLARRVREILGDVDIIVNNAGASTPHLGGVLAIDDAEWVSDLGINFLAAVRLNAALLPAMYTRGRGSIVNVSSAVTLSPPAPMLHYASAKAALATYTTGLAAEAGPRGVRVNTVTPGNVVSPGADAVRRAIIDAVGADTAEAGGIPIPLGRMGEASDIAEAIAFLASDRAAWITASNLVVDGGQVQTR; this is encoded by the coding sequence GTGACCACACCCGTCGTAGCTCCCGCAGTACCCTCCAACCCCATCGGTGACCTGTCGGGGAAGACCGCCGTCATCACCGGTGGGAGCAAGGGCATTGGCGCGGCCACCGTGGCTCGCTTCGTCGACGGAGGTGCACGCGTCGTGACATCCGGTCGCTCGCAACCCGACTCACTGCCCCCGGGTGTCGAGTACGTGGTCGCCGACGTGGCCACTCCCGACGGCGTCGATCAACTGGCCCGACGGGTTCGGGAGATCCTCGGCGACGTCGACATCATCGTCAACAATGCGGGCGCGTCCACACCGCACCTGGGCGGCGTGCTCGCCATCGACGACGCAGAGTGGGTCAGCGATCTCGGCATCAACTTCCTTGCCGCCGTTCGACTCAACGCCGCACTGCTCCCCGCGATGTATACCCGCGGCAGGGGTTCGATCGTCAACGTGTCCTCGGCGGTGACGCTGAGCCCGCCCGCGCCGATGCTGCACTACGCCAGCGCGAAGGCCGCCTTGGCCACCTACACCACGGGCCTAGCTGCGGAAGCCGGGCCGCGAGGTGTGCGCGTCAACACCGTCACTCCCGGCAACGTCGTCTCGCCCGGTGCCGATGCCGTTCGGCGAGCGATCATCGACGCCGTGGGCGCGGACACCGCAGAGGCGGGAGGCATCCCGATCCCACTCGGCCGGATGGGTGAAGCATCAGACATCGCCGAAGCCATCGCATTCCTCGCCTCCGACCGCGCGGCATGGATCACCGCCAGCAATCTCGTCGTTGATGGCGGCCAGGTGCAGACGAGGTGA
- a CDS encoding coiled-coil domain-containing protein, translating into MTRVRHSLRRAAYGSAALALAWTVSMGGVSADPAADALAKLNELSQQAVKSREAVTAAQRDADTKAAELAAAEDRRRGDLAALEAANSQLAPFQAAVDRIAAMNYTSGRNGQAAAVLTANSPQQLIDQLSMQRTVGAGIADQLAAFRSARERAATAAQASERSAAEASTAAESAAAVRAELQSKLKELLRKIAAAESQYSALTPQQRAVVDAAPPIAALPGVPPGDLAPPPAAAVPEIAESLPVGVASEAGMQPNTILAARAVSAQFPQIAEIDGVRPDSKPWHPSGLAIDIMIPNPESPEGIALGDQILAFAMSNAGRFGLQDVIWRGTYYTPAGPQASGYGHYDHVHITTTPRR; encoded by the coding sequence ATGACCCGGGTGCGCCATTCACTCCGGCGAGCGGCGTACGGTTCGGCAGCTCTGGCACTGGCCTGGACTGTGTCGATGGGCGGTGTCAGTGCGGACCCCGCGGCCGACGCACTGGCCAAGCTCAACGAGTTGTCCCAGCAAGCGGTGAAGAGCCGCGAGGCCGTGACGGCCGCCCAGCGCGACGCCGACACCAAGGCGGCCGAGCTGGCAGCGGCCGAAGACCGCCGTCGTGGCGACCTCGCGGCGCTGGAGGCCGCCAACTCACAGCTAGCGCCCTTTCAAGCCGCTGTCGACAGGATCGCGGCGATGAACTACACGAGCGGCCGCAATGGTCAGGCCGCCGCGGTGCTCACGGCCAACTCCCCGCAACAATTGATCGATCAGCTGTCGATGCAACGGACGGTGGGCGCTGGTATCGCCGACCAATTGGCAGCGTTCCGCTCGGCACGTGAGCGCGCCGCTACTGCCGCCCAAGCGTCTGAGCGATCGGCCGCCGAGGCCAGCACCGCGGCCGAGTCCGCTGCTGCCGTGCGCGCAGAACTGCAGTCCAAGCTGAAGGAGCTGCTCCGCAAGATCGCCGCGGCAGAGTCTCAGTACTCGGCGCTGACTCCGCAGCAGCGGGCGGTGGTCGACGCGGCCCCGCCGATAGCGGCCCTGCCCGGCGTGCCTCCCGGCGACCTCGCACCGCCTCCGGCCGCCGCCGTCCCGGAGATCGCCGAGTCATTGCCCGTCGGCGTCGCGTCGGAGGCGGGCATGCAGCCCAACACGATCCTCGCGGCCCGCGCGGTCAGCGCGCAGTTCCCCCAGATCGCCGAGATCGACGGGGTCCGTCCGGACTCCAAGCCGTGGCACCCCAGTGGGCTGGCAATCGACATCATGATCCCGAACCCCGAGAGCCCCGAAGGCATCGCGCTCGGCGATCAAATACTCGCGTTCGCGATGAGCAATGCCGGCCGGTTCGGGTTGCAGGACGTGATCTGGCGCGGCACCTACTACACGCCGGCCGGCCCGCAAGCATCCGGCTACGGCCACTACGACCACGTGCACATCACCACGACGCCACGTCGGTAG
- a CDS encoding TetR/AcrR family transcriptional regulator → MSSKAPTGQRRRGAALEAAILDAGWDQLIEAGYGRFTIDAVAARSATARSVLYRRWPTRTELLEAVIRHRGTVDAVATPDTGSLRGDVLAVLTDFNDRRSRIIGGFAALFGAYFDEAGGSPQQLRALFTSEGPSALETIVERAVQRGELAAVPPARIVSLPADLLRHELFMTMTAVPRERIEEIVDDVFLPLATNFGRDARSGARS, encoded by the coding sequence GTGTCTTCTAAAGCACCGACGGGACAGCGGCGTCGCGGTGCCGCATTGGAAGCGGCAATCCTGGACGCGGGGTGGGACCAACTCATCGAGGCCGGCTACGGACGCTTCACCATCGACGCGGTTGCCGCCAGGTCGGCGACTGCCCGATCAGTGCTGTATCGGCGCTGGCCGACACGCACGGAACTGCTGGAGGCAGTGATTCGCCACCGGGGCACCGTCGACGCGGTGGCCACACCGGACACCGGGTCGTTGCGCGGTGACGTGCTGGCAGTCCTGACCGACTTCAACGATCGGCGATCGCGGATCATCGGCGGCTTCGCGGCGCTGTTCGGCGCCTACTTCGACGAGGCAGGCGGATCGCCGCAGCAGCTACGCGCGCTGTTCACGAGCGAGGGGCCGAGCGCCCTGGAGACGATCGTCGAGCGTGCGGTCCAGCGCGGTGAGCTGGCGGCCGTACCGCCGGCTCGAATCGTCTCGCTGCCAGCCGATCTGCTGCGCCACGAGCTGTTCATGACCATGACCGCGGTGCCACGGGAACGGATAGAAGAGATCGTCGACGACGTCTTCCTGCCATTGGCGACGAACTTCGGACGTGACGCGCGTTCGGGGGCGCGGTCCTAG
- a CDS encoding DUF1906 domain-containing protein, whose translation MAGLGAATGAFAPPAAAAGSTLIDFAMRQIPAQDIRAAGHAGVINYVSTSRPGSSFGAKPITLPYARSLAAAGLAIVSNFQYGKPGGTAPSDFTRGFPGGVADARTAWQLHTAAGGGQSAPIYFSVDDDVDRETWNNVVLPWFRGINSVIGELRTGIYGGIRACQWAVADGVIGRSSTPGRVWAWQTRSWSGGQIYPGAVLYQRIIDTASNPGPVVGGIRVDVNDVLAADVGQWSLHP comes from the coding sequence ATGGCTGGGCTCGGCGCGGCGACGGGTGCCTTCGCGCCCCCGGCCGCGGCCGCCGGCTCCACGCTCATCGACTTCGCGATGCGCCAGATCCCGGCGCAGGACATTCGCGCCGCCGGGCACGCCGGGGTGATCAACTACGTCTCGACCTCGCGACCTGGCTCGTCGTTCGGCGCGAAACCGATCACCCTGCCCTATGCGCGATCGCTGGCCGCGGCCGGTTTGGCCATCGTCAGTAACTTCCAGTACGGCAAGCCGGGCGGGACGGCGCCGTCGGACTTCACCCGCGGATTCCCGGGCGGTGTCGCCGATGCACGCACGGCCTGGCAGTTGCACACCGCAGCCGGCGGCGGCCAGAGCGCCCCGATCTACTTCAGCGTCGATGACGACGTCGACCGCGAGACGTGGAACAACGTCGTGCTGCCGTGGTTCCGCGGGATCAATTCGGTCATCGGCGAGCTGCGCACCGGAATCTACGGGGGCATCAGGGCCTGTCAGTGGGCAGTTGCCGACGGTGTCATCGGAAGGTCGAGCACACCCGGCCGCGTGTGGGCCTGGCAGACCCGGTCGTGGTCCGGCGGTCAGATCTACCCCGGCGCAGTGCTCTACCAGCGCATCATCGACACCGCCTCGAATCCGGGACCAGTGGTCGGCGGCATCCGCGTCGACGTCAACGACGTGCTGGCCGCCGACGTCGGACAGTGGAGCCTGCACCCGTAA
- a CDS encoding helix-turn-helix domain-containing protein — translation MGIDAPRSPAVHRGAKILDAVSSGTANTPAELSARIGLPKSSIADLLGTLQDVGLVARGASGDLRAGGRWPSLSDPAAVVHRVFRACATTELDGHTVSLIQLFGDRVIFVDVHPGRQPLPLTPRPGQRASAADCAGAAAILASMPLPEATWMIEAAADHLGLGDDEIRATLALRPARRRRVYESRSVTIGRQFACAVKGTRLALTMHVPDHLGESASRKATSALYAAANDY, via the coding sequence ATGGGGATAGACGCGCCACGTAGTCCAGCGGTTCACCGCGGGGCGAAGATCCTCGACGCCGTCTCGTCGGGCACTGCCAACACCCCGGCCGAGTTGAGCGCGCGGATCGGACTGCCCAAGAGTTCGATCGCCGACCTGCTGGGCACCCTGCAGGACGTCGGACTCGTCGCGCGAGGCGCGAGCGGTGATCTGCGAGCCGGAGGTCGCTGGCCCAGCCTCTCGGACCCCGCCGCGGTCGTGCATCGCGTGTTTCGAGCCTGCGCCACAACAGAACTCGATGGGCACACGGTCTCGCTGATTCAGCTCTTCGGTGACCGGGTGATCTTCGTCGACGTCCACCCGGGCAGGCAGCCGCTACCGTTGACGCCGCGACCAGGTCAGCGCGCGAGCGCAGCCGACTGCGCCGGAGCTGCCGCCATTCTGGCGTCGATGCCACTGCCAGAGGCAACCTGGATGATCGAGGCGGCAGCCGACCACCTCGGGCTCGGCGACGACGAGATACGGGCCACCCTCGCCCTCCGGCCGGCCCGCCGCCGACGCGTCTACGAATCGCGCTCGGTGACCATCGGAAGACAGTTCGCCTGCGCCGTGAAGGGAACCCGGCTCGCGTTGACCATGCACGTTCCAGACCACCTCGGCGAGTCGGCCTCTCGCAAGGCCACGAGCGCGCTCTACGCCGCGGCCAACGACTACTGA
- a CDS encoding substrate-binding domain-containing protein has protein sequence MRRDEGRFDDEFAGSGFGASVKVTRMTDPAVGVEHALPPVTRGRVPALMRAASILQGICDAERPMALAELAEATGFPKSSVMGICHALTSENLLARGVDGTYALGPRVYEFGSIARAQAWPIHDIGFSYPLDETFFLAEIGALRDEAARLDARLHVHTASESTREQSRRVCEFVDQAMDLILIEPVATDGLEEACDLARAARIPVVAIGSAVSGADAVVATDNTKAGSLAGGALARALGGRGRVAVVGGIPITANSDRIAGCLAAMSRHPDVEVVATSYGELNAPSGQRAAEEVLDSHPEVDGFFASNDQIAIGISRVLRSRGLFLPIVGVDGARGAVEEIRSGGPIIATATQDPKALVHTAMEIGTALHRGARVPRSSVYLAPRLIDAHNAADYQPWG, from the coding sequence ATGCGCAGGGACGAAGGCAGATTCGACGACGAGTTTGCGGGTAGCGGCTTTGGCGCGTCGGTTAAGGTGACTCGAATGACCGACCCTGCGGTCGGGGTGGAACACGCCCTTCCTCCCGTCACCCGCGGACGCGTTCCGGCGTTGATGCGTGCGGCGAGCATCCTGCAGGGCATCTGCGACGCCGAGCGCCCGATGGCGCTCGCCGAACTCGCCGAGGCGACTGGCTTCCCGAAGAGCAGCGTGATGGGGATCTGTCACGCGCTCACCAGTGAGAACCTGCTCGCTCGAGGTGTGGACGGCACGTACGCGTTGGGGCCCCGCGTCTACGAATTCGGCTCGATCGCCAGGGCGCAGGCGTGGCCGATTCACGACATCGGCTTCAGTTACCCACTCGACGAGACCTTCTTCCTTGCCGAGATAGGCGCGCTGCGTGACGAAGCCGCGCGTCTCGATGCACGGCTACACGTCCACACCGCCAGCGAAAGCACCCGCGAGCAGTCCCGTCGGGTTTGCGAGTTCGTGGATCAAGCCATGGATTTGATCCTCATCGAACCGGTCGCGACCGATGGCCTGGAAGAGGCATGCGATCTTGCCCGCGCGGCACGGATTCCGGTGGTGGCCATCGGCTCGGCCGTCAGCGGCGCCGATGCCGTGGTGGCGACGGACAACACGAAAGCGGGCTCGCTGGCCGGGGGTGCACTGGCACGCGCCCTCGGCGGACGCGGACGCGTCGCAGTGGTGGGTGGGATACCGATCACCGCCAACTCGGACCGCATTGCCGGCTGCCTCGCCGCCATGTCCCGGCACCCCGACGTCGAGGTAGTCGCTACCAGCTATGGCGAACTGAATGCCCCCTCGGGACAGCGGGCTGCCGAGGAAGTCCTCGACAGTCATCCCGAGGTCGACGGCTTCTTCGCAAGCAACGACCAGATCGCCATCGGCATTTCGCGCGTACTGCGCAGCAGAGGACTCTTCCTGCCCATCGTCGGCGTCGACGGCGCACGGGGCGCAGTCGAGGAGATCCGCAGTGGTGGGCCGATCATCGCCACAGCGACGCAGGATCCGAAAGCCCTGGTGCATACGGCGATGGAGATCGGGACGGCCCTGCACCGAGGTGCGCGGGTACCTCGGTCCTCTGTCTACCTGGCGCCACGACTGATCGACGCGCACAATGCGGCGGACTACCAGCCATGGGGATAG
- a CDS encoding alpha/beta fold hydrolase, translated as MPIITTADGVDIFYKDWGSGQPIVFSHGWPLSSDDWDNQMLFFLSRGYRVIAADRRGHGRSSQVADGHDADHYADDLLAVVEHLDLRDVIHVGHSTGGGEVTRFLGRHGESRASKAVLISAVPPLMVQTDANPEGLPKSAFDDLQAQLAANRSTFYRDVASGPFYGFNRDGVDPNEAVIANWWRQGMMGGAKAHYDGIVAFSQTDFTEDLKKITIPTLMIHSRDDQIVPYVAAGPKSAELLQNSTLITYEDFPHGMPTTHADIVNADILAFLEN; from the coding sequence GGACTGGGGGTCGGGACAGCCCATCGTGTTCAGCCACGGTTGGCCGCTCTCATCCGATGACTGGGACAACCAGATGCTGTTCTTCTTGTCCCGGGGCTACCGGGTGATCGCGGCCGATCGCCGCGGGCACGGCCGCTCGAGCCAGGTCGCCGACGGCCACGATGCCGACCACTACGCCGACGACCTCCTCGCCGTCGTCGAACACCTCGACCTACGCGACGTCATTCACGTCGGGCACTCCACTGGCGGCGGCGAAGTCACCCGGTTCCTGGGCCGCCACGGTGAGTCCCGCGCGTCGAAGGCCGTACTCATCTCCGCGGTACCCCCGCTGATGGTGCAAACGGATGCCAACCCCGAGGGTCTGCCCAAATCCGCGTTCGACGACCTGCAAGCCCAACTCGCCGCCAACCGATCGACGTTCTACCGCGACGTGGCGTCAGGACCCTTCTACGGATTCAACCGCGACGGTGTCGACCCGAACGAAGCCGTCATCGCCAACTGGTGGCGCCAAGGCATGATGGGCGGCGCCAAAGCCCACTACGACGGCATCGTCGCGTTCTCCCAAACCGACTTCACCGAGGACCTGAAGAAGATCACGATTCCCACCCTCATGATCCACAGCCGAGACGATCAAATCGTGCCCTACGTCGCCGCCGGCCCGAAATCCGCAGAGCTCCTGCAGAACAGCACTCTGATCACCTACGAGGACTTCCCCCACGGCATGCCCACCACGCACGCCGACATCGTCAACGCCGACATCCTCGCGTTCCTCGAGAACTAG
- a CDS encoding FAD-dependent monooxygenase, which produces MTTRTALISGASIAGPVLAYWLSEAGWEVTVVERADRLRTSGYPVDVRGTAVDVIRRMGLYDEIAEQRYRHVPVQLLAPSGRRLCTLDYGNLIGSSSSDDIELTRGVLSEILYGATEDRVNYVFADGIATLSAADVAVDVTFRRRRTETFDVVVGADGIHSNVRALAMGDASRYLHHLGPYAAVWDLPADMFEPGTGFFYSHPGRTVLVERPSDGVPARAFLTFVHPAPGTVDTHDRDDVLATLHRAFAGDRWRTGEVIDTLADADDVYFDTVSQVRMDSWYSGRVALVGDAAYAPAFLSGQGTSIAIAGAYVLASELVAHDRPEQAFAAYQQRMRSYVQKNQNLALRTDGTVLARTSGQLRRRNLKLCAVPLLQRLGLVGVLQEKVRTAAADLTLSGRDLRGATHHLGKDSAR; this is translated from the coding sequence ATGACGACCCGCACTGCACTCATCTCCGGAGCAAGCATCGCCGGGCCCGTGCTTGCCTACTGGCTGTCCGAGGCCGGCTGGGAGGTCACGGTCGTCGAACGTGCTGACCGACTACGCACGAGCGGCTACCCCGTGGACGTCCGCGGCACCGCAGTCGACGTCATCCGCCGCATGGGTCTATACGACGAGATCGCCGAGCAGCGGTACCGCCACGTCCCGGTCCAACTGCTGGCTCCTTCGGGGCGGCGCCTGTGCACGCTGGACTACGGCAATCTGATCGGTTCGTCGAGCAGCGACGACATTGAACTCACCCGAGGCGTTCTCAGCGAAATCCTCTACGGCGCAACCGAGGATCGCGTGAACTACGTCTTCGCCGATGGCATCGCGACGCTGTCCGCCGCCGACGTCGCGGTCGACGTCACCTTCCGCCGGCGGCGGACTGAGACGTTCGACGTGGTGGTGGGCGCCGACGGCATCCACTCCAACGTCCGCGCTCTCGCCATGGGTGACGCGAGTCGTTACCTCCACCACCTGGGCCCCTATGCCGCGGTGTGGGATCTGCCGGCCGACATGTTCGAACCGGGCACCGGCTTCTTCTACTCACACCCAGGGCGGACCGTCCTGGTCGAGCGTCCATCCGACGGTGTCCCCGCTCGAGCCTTCTTGACCTTCGTCCACCCTGCGCCGGGCACCGTCGACACCCACGACCGCGACGACGTTCTCGCCACGCTGCACCGGGCGTTTGCCGGTGACCGTTGGCGCACAGGCGAAGTCATCGACACCCTCGCCGACGCCGATGACGTCTACTTCGACACGGTCAGCCAGGTGCGCATGGACAGCTGGTACTCCGGTCGCGTCGCGCTCGTCGGCGACGCCGCGTACGCGCCGGCGTTCCTGTCCGGTCAGGGCACGAGCATCGCGATCGCCGGCGCGTACGTCCTGGCCAGTGAACTCGTCGCCCACGATCGGCCGGAGCAGGCCTTTGCCGCCTATCAGCAGCGAATGCGCAGCTACGTGCAGAAGAACCAGAACCTGGCGTTGCGCACGGACGGCACAGTACTGGCGCGGACCAGCGGCCAGCTGCGACGCCGAAACCTCAAGCTCTGTGCGGTCCCGCTGTTGCAGCGCCTCGGTCTCGTCGGCGTGTTGCAGGAGAAAGTACGCACTGCTGCAGCTGATCTGACGCTGTCGGGACGCGACCTCCGCGGTGCCACACATCACCTCGGCAAGGACAGCGCTCGATGA